One stretch of Chloroflexota bacterium DNA includes these proteins:
- a CDS encoding DUF362 domain-containing protein produces MSTVALTTGNSRYETVRAALEALGPIDLSGKRRVLIKPNLVSVKRQLAATHVDALRATLDWLRERYSGPVLIGEGAALAPTGVGYRNFGYDALVDAYDVQLVDFNRDERTYPVQTYDHRLRPQMLALSATAVESDFIISVGPPKTHDLVLITASIKNVTMGALIARVALQPRSSPSILWRAYNMLPLRIKLLPIVDEMRFAFARRSPSDKARLHQSYPVMHLNLFLVARVIRPHLAVLDAWEAMEGEGPTWGDPVPLHAAVASLDPVAADAVAAKLMGFDPFEIGYLWYAHQGGLGQGDLEQIQMTGNGDLEALCRPFRRHSTYPRQRHWRSERVEARFRQIITGGPETTAFEMRRQPTS; encoded by the coding sequence ATGAGCACGGTCGCACTGACGACGGGGAACAGCCGATACGAAACTGTGAGAGCGGCCCTGGAGGCGTTGGGGCCTATCGATTTAAGCGGGAAACGGCGTGTGCTAATCAAGCCGAACCTGGTGTCGGTGAAACGCCAGCTGGCCGCCACCCATGTGGATGCGCTGCGCGCCACCCTGGATTGGCTACGCGAACGATACAGCGGTCCGGTGCTCATCGGTGAGGGAGCGGCGCTGGCGCCGACCGGGGTGGGATATCGCAACTTCGGATACGACGCGCTGGTGGATGCCTACGACGTCCAGCTGGTGGATTTCAACAGGGACGAGCGCACATATCCCGTTCAGACGTACGACCATCGGCTACGCCCGCAGATGCTGGCCCTCTCCGCCACAGCGGTGGAGTCGGACTTCATCATCTCCGTAGGGCCGCCCAAAACGCACGATCTCGTCTTGATCACGGCGTCTATCAAGAATGTAACCATGGGAGCGCTCATTGCCCGGGTGGCATTACAGCCCCGCTCGAGCCCTTCCATCCTGTGGCGGGCCTATAACATGTTACCACTGCGGATCAAGCTGCTCCCCATCGTCGATGAGATGCGATTCGCATTTGCCCGCAGATCTCCCAGCGATAAGGCACGCCTGCATCAAAGCTACCCGGTCATGCACCTCAACCTCTTCCTGGTGGCCCGGGTGATCCGTCCCCATCTGGCTGTGCTGGACGCCTGGGAGGCCATGGAGGGCGAGGGACCGACATGGGGCGATCCGGTGCCGCTCCATGCCGCCGTAGCCAGCCTGGACCCTGTGGCAGCGGACGCGGTGGCCGCCAAGCTCATGGGGTTTGATCCGTTCGAGATCGGCTACTTATGGTATGCACACCAGGGCGGACTGGGCCAGGGAGATCTGGAACAGATCCAGATGACGGGCAACGGCGACCTGGAGGCGTTGTGCCGTCCCTTCCGCCGTCACAGCACCTATCCACGCCAACGTCACTGGCGGAGCGAGCGCGTGGAGGCACGATTCCGCCAGATCATCACCGGGGGGCCGGAAACGACGGCTTTCGAGATGCGCAGACAGCCGACATCGTGA
- a CDS encoding NTP transferase domain-containing protein, translating into MAPIQTAVILAAGQGTKFWPYNVVRQKAAFPIANVPAVRRIVNDLVDLGVTRIAVVVGAGEASVRAALHDAPGDIVFVRQPDPDGTAPAALLGAHDLGEDFLVVSGDVVTARENLAALMERFSQDRPLAAALIQPLEKERPQDWLVAFPEGDVLRGIEGHGREGAHRLCGIYAFRPEALPYLRDNPGLVTRVPVGGMPPLEAEIAQSLQMMIDAGQPVLAVETSGYHVDLDKPWHILEANYYAIQDMSSRLEMDVIPDSARIHGGAEIHGRVVLGENAVIGNRVVVEGDLWLGDGASVTNGAILKGPVVVGRETKVRDYCQIGGYSALGDRGVYGHGAEFSGVALDTVYAYHYCEIWGVVGHAVDFGAATVCGNLRFDDGETVWRIKGRPEVPPTHASNAAYFGDFSRTGVNAIIMPGRRIGVYSCVGPGVVLYDDLPDRTLITVKQELITRPWGPERYGW; encoded by the coding sequence ATGGCGCCGATTCAGACCGCTGTCATCCTGGCAGCCGGCCAGGGCACCAAGTTCTGGCCGTATAACGTCGTGCGGCAAAAGGCCGCGTTCCCCATCGCCAACGTCCCGGCCGTTCGCCGGATCGTGAACGATCTCGTCGACCTCGGCGTGACACGTATTGCGGTCGTCGTGGGGGCAGGCGAGGCCAGCGTGCGGGCTGCCTTGCACGACGCTCCCGGCGACATCGTCTTCGTGCGACAGCCGGATCCTGACGGGACCGCGCCCGCCGCCCTGCTGGGTGCGCATGACCTGGGCGAGGACTTCCTGGTCGTGTCGGGCGATGTGGTCACCGCCCGGGAGAATCTGGCCGCCTTGATGGAGCGCTTCTCTCAGGACCGCCCGTTGGCGGCCGCGCTTATCCAGCCGCTGGAGAAGGAGCGTCCGCAGGACTGGCTCGTCGCCTTCCCGGAGGGGGATGTCCTGCGCGGGATCGAGGGGCATGGCCGTGAGGGCGCGCATCGGCTGTGTGGGATCTACGCCTTTCGGCCGGAGGCGCTCCCGTACCTGCGGGACAACCCGGGATTGGTGACCCGGGTGCCGGTCGGCGGGATGCCGCCGTTGGAGGCGGAGATCGCCCAGTCGCTGCAGATGATGATCGACGCGGGACAGCCGGTGTTGGCCGTGGAGACGTCAGGGTACCACGTGGACCTGGACAAACCCTGGCATATCCTGGAGGCCAACTATTATGCCATTCAAGATATGTCGTCTCGGCTGGAGATGGATGTTATCCCGGATTCGGCCCGGATCCACGGCGGAGCGGAGATTCACGGCCGGGTCGTGCTGGGGGAGAACGCCGTCATCGGCAATCGAGTGGTCGTGGAGGGTGATCTCTGGCTGGGGGATGGGGCCAGCGTCACCAACGGCGCCATCCTGAAGGGGCCGGTGGTTGTTGGGCGAGAGACCAAGGTCCGAGATTATTGCCAGATCGGGGGGTACAGCGCGCTGGGCGACCGGGGGGTGTATGGCCATGGGGCGGAGTTCAGCGGCGTGGCCCTGGATACCGTGTACGCCTATCACTACTGCGAGATCTGGGGAGTGGTGGGGCACGCCGTGGACTTTGGAGCGGCCACGGTGTGTGGCAATCTGCGCTTTGATGATGGCGAGACCGTATGGCGGATCAAGGGGCGGCCGGAGGTGCCCCCTACGCACGCCTCCAATGCGGCCTACTTCGGCGACTTCAGCCGCACGGGGGTGAACGCCATCATCATGCCCGGGCGGCGGATCGGCGTTTACTCCTGTGTGGGCCCCGGCGTGGTTCTGTATGACGACCTCCCCGACCGCACCTTGATCACCGTGAAGCAGGAGCTGATCACCCGCCCCTGGGGACCGGAACGATACGGCTGGTAG
- the mgtE gene encoding magnesium transporter yields MERLLIESALDRVRAALENNDFDQAVAIIESLRPADQAEVFSELEREDQTKLLPQLNPADSADILEELGEEEAAKLAQTLSPQALTRIVDEMEPDEAADLLGDIPPEQAEAILASLEDPEEVRPLLMHPDDTAGGLMTSEFLALRRRTTVAEALEAVRRWHPEGHVADQLFVIDRNGVLCGTVTLRQLIMAEPHQRMMDIMDPEVISVPAGTDQEECARLMDRYDLLALPVVDDHHRLLGVITVDDLVDVLQEEITEDIQRLGGAQPLAGPYLDSRVTRVARSRIGWLLLLFVTETLTGTVLRLFEHELAMVVSLTFFIPLLIGTGGNAGSQTISTIIRALAIGDIEPGDAIRVLWHELRVGLVLGIAMGAVGYLRALAWGTSPAVAGAVAAALLLIVLWANIVGSLLPILASRLHIDPAIVSGPFMSTLVDATGLLIYLYVAKLILGI; encoded by the coding sequence ATGGAGCGCCTGCTCATCGAGAGCGCGCTGGATCGCGTGCGCGCCGCACTGGAAAACAACGACTTCGACCAGGCTGTCGCCATTATCGAGAGCCTACGCCCGGCCGACCAGGCCGAGGTGTTCTCCGAGCTTGAGCGGGAAGACCAGACGAAGCTGCTCCCCCAACTGAATCCGGCCGATTCGGCTGACATCCTCGAGGAGTTGGGCGAGGAGGAAGCGGCCAAGCTGGCGCAAACTCTGTCCCCCCAGGCGCTGACCCGCATCGTCGATGAAATGGAGCCGGATGAGGCCGCCGATCTGCTGGGCGACATCCCGCCCGAACAGGCGGAGGCGATCCTGGCCAGCCTGGAGGACCCGGAAGAGGTGCGCCCGCTGCTGATGCACCCGGACGACACGGCCGGCGGCCTGATGACCTCGGAGTTCCTGGCGTTGCGCCGCCGCACGACGGTAGCTGAGGCGCTGGAGGCCGTCCGGCGGTGGCATCCCGAGGGCCACGTCGCCGACCAGCTGTTCGTCATCGACCGCAACGGCGTGCTCTGCGGCACCGTCACCCTGCGCCAGCTCATCATGGCGGAGCCCCACCAGCGCATGATGGACATCATGGACCCGGAGGTCATCAGCGTGCCCGCGGGCACGGACCAGGAGGAGTGCGCCCGCCTGATGGACCGATACGACCTGCTGGCGCTGCCCGTGGTGGACGACCACCATCGGCTCCTGGGTGTCATCACAGTGGACGACCTAGTGGACGTGCTGCAAGAGGAGATCACGGAGGACATCCAGCGATTGGGCGGTGCGCAGCCCCTGGCCGGGCCGTACCTGGACAGCCGGGTCACCCGGGTGGCCCGCAGCCGCATCGGATGGCTGCTCCTGCTGTTCGTGACCGAGACTCTGACGGGCACCGTGCTCCGGCTATTCGAGCACGAGCTGGCCATGGTGGTCTCGCTCACCTTTTTCATCCCGCTGCTGATCGGCACCGGAGGGAATGCAGGCTCCCAGACGATCAGCACCATCATCCGGGCGCTGGCCATCGGGGACATCGAGCCCGGCGACGCTATCCGGGTGCTCTGGCACGAGCTGCGCGTGGGGCTCGTGCTGGGGATCGCCATGGGCGCTGTCGGATACCTGCGAGCCCTAGCCTGGGGGACCAGTCCCGCTGTGGCGGGCGCCGTCGCCGCCGCGCTTCTGCTGATCGTGCTCTGGGCCAATATCGTCGGCTCCCTCCTGCCCATCCTGGCCAGCCGGCTCCATATCGACCCGGCCATCGTCTCCGGACCGTTCATGAGCACGCTAGTGGACGCGACCGGGCTGTTGATCTACCTGTATGTGGCGAAGCTCATTTTGGGAATATAG
- a CDS encoding AAA family ATPase, with amino-acid sequence MAAVRELGPDALCRRCDPEQFPFETTDDIEDLHEIIGQPRAVEAVQFGIGMEREGYNIFALGPAGTGKYTLVRQALEQRAATEPVPFDWCYVNNFAQPYRPRVLRLPPGTGVKLRRDMEQLVEEVRTALSSAFESEEYRTRRQVIEEEFKERQEQAFNELRQRAQERGLALLRTPVGLVFAPLRDGEVLPPEEFQKLPEEERKRLEAEVEVMQEELQKIIHQMPRWEREMREKVRELDREITNFAVGHLIDELRKKYEELPDVVEYLNAVQQDVIENVRDFLRPEEPRQGAPIGPVSHLMTGPPTLRRYQVNVLVDHSESKGAPVIYEDNPTYQNLVGRVEHMAQMGALVTDFTLIKPGALHRANGGYLILDARKVLLQPYAWEALKRVLQSRQIRIESLGEMLSLVSTVSLEPEPIPLDVKVALLGDRLLYYLLSSLDPDFGELFKVAADFNEEFDRSDENQMLYARLIATLARKEGLRPFDRGAVARVIEHSSRLAGDAEKLSTRMRNICDLLREADYWAGRSGNGAVTAQDVQRAIDAQIYRSDRVREKLQEEILRGTILIDTEGERVGQVNGLSVIQLGNFAFGRPSRITARVRMGRGEVIDIEREVELGGPIHSKGVLILSGFLGARYAAERPLSLSASLVFEQSYSGVEGDSASLAELYALLSAIAEVPIKQSLAVTGSVNQHGQIQAIGGVNEKIEGFFDVCKGRGLTGEQGVLIPVSNVKHLMLRSDVVEAVAAGQFHIYPIETVDQGIELLTGIPAGERDEEGNYPEGTINYLVEKRLAELAEKQAAFAKAAEEEGHE; translated from the coding sequence GTGGCAGCCGTCAGAGAGTTGGGGCCTGATGCGTTGTGTCGACGGTGTGATCCCGAGCAATTCCCGTTTGAGACCACGGATGACATAGAGGACTTACACGAGATCATCGGCCAGCCGCGCGCGGTGGAGGCCGTCCAGTTCGGCATCGGCATGGAGCGCGAGGGGTATAACATTTTCGCTTTGGGGCCGGCCGGGACGGGCAAGTACACCCTCGTTCGGCAGGCCCTGGAGCAGCGGGCGGCTACGGAGCCGGTCCCCTTCGACTGGTGCTATGTGAACAACTTCGCCCAGCCGTATCGCCCTCGCGTGTTGCGTCTCCCACCGGGCACCGGCGTCAAGCTGCGGCGGGATATGGAGCAGCTGGTGGAGGAGGTCCGCACGGCTCTGTCCTCCGCCTTTGAGAGCGAGGAATATCGCACGCGTCGGCAGGTCATCGAGGAGGAGTTCAAGGAGCGCCAGGAACAGGCCTTCAACGAGCTGCGACAGCGGGCGCAGGAGCGGGGACTGGCTTTGCTCCGCACGCCGGTGGGCTTGGTCTTCGCCCCGTTGCGAGATGGCGAGGTGCTCCCGCCCGAGGAGTTCCAGAAGCTTCCCGAGGAGGAGCGGAAGCGGCTGGAGGCCGAGGTGGAGGTCATGCAGGAGGAGCTGCAGAAGATCATCCACCAGATGCCTCGCTGGGAACGGGAGATGCGGGAGAAGGTGCGGGAGCTGGATCGGGAGATCACCAACTTTGCCGTGGGCCACCTCATCGACGAGCTGCGGAAGAAGTACGAGGAGCTCCCGGATGTCGTGGAGTACCTGAACGCCGTGCAGCAGGATGTGATCGAGAATGTGCGGGATTTCCTGCGGCCGGAGGAGCCCCGACAGGGTGCCCCCATAGGGCCGGTCTCACACCTGATGACGGGGCCGCCGACGCTGCGTCGCTATCAGGTGAACGTGTTGGTGGATCACAGCGAGTCGAAGGGCGCACCGGTGATCTATGAGGACAACCCGACGTACCAGAACCTGGTCGGCCGGGTGGAACACATGGCCCAGATGGGCGCCCTGGTCACCGACTTCACCCTGATCAAGCCGGGAGCGCTCCATCGGGCCAACGGCGGATACTTGATCCTGGATGCGCGCAAGGTGTTGCTGCAGCCGTATGCCTGGGAGGCGCTCAAGCGGGTCCTCCAATCGCGTCAGATCCGCATCGAGTCGCTGGGCGAGATGCTCAGCCTGGTGAGCACCGTCTCCCTGGAGCCCGAGCCGATCCCTTTGGATGTGAAGGTGGCCCTGTTGGGGGATCGGCTGCTCTATTACCTGCTGAGCTCCCTGGACCCTGACTTCGGCGAGCTGTTCAAGGTGGCGGCGGACTTCAACGAGGAGTTCGACCGCAGCGACGAGAACCAGATGCTGTATGCCCGGCTGATCGCCACCCTGGCTCGCAAAGAGGGTCTGCGCCCGTTCGATCGGGGGGCGGTGGCCCGGGTGATCGAGCACAGCTCCCGGCTGGCGGGCGATGCCGAGAAGCTCTCGACGCGCATGCGGAACATCTGCGATCTGCTCCGGGAGGCGGATTACTGGGCCGGCCGATCGGGGAATGGAGCTGTGACGGCTCAGGACGTGCAGCGTGCCATTGATGCGCAGATCTATCGCTCCGACCGGGTGCGGGAGAAGCTCCAGGAGGAGATCCTGCGTGGCACGATCCTGATCGATACGGAAGGGGAGCGGGTCGGCCAGGTGAACGGGCTCTCCGTGATCCAGTTGGGGAATTTCGCGTTCGGTCGGCCCAGCCGGATCACGGCCCGGGTGCGGATGGGGCGGGGCGAGGTGATCGACATCGAGCGAGAGGTCGAGTTGGGCGGCCCCATCCACTCCAAGGGTGTGTTGATCCTCTCCGGCTTCCTGGGAGCGCGCTACGCGGCCGAGCGTCCCCTTTCGCTCTCCGCCAGCCTGGTGTTCGAGCAGTCCTACAGCGGGGTGGAGGGCGACAGCGCGTCATTGGCGGAGCTGTACGCGCTGCTCTCGGCCATCGCCGAGGTGCCCATCAAGCAATCGTTGGCGGTGACCGGCTCGGTGAACCAGCATGGCCAGATCCAGGCCATCGGTGGGGTCAACGAGAAGATCGAGGGGTTCTTCGACGTTTGCAAGGGGCGAGGGCTGACAGGGGAGCAGGGCGTGCTCATCCCGGTCTCCAACGTGAAGCATCTCATGCTGCGGTCCGACGTGGTGGAGGCCGTGGCGGCCGGGCAGTTCCATATCTATCCCATTGAGACGGTGGATCAGGGGATTGAGCTTCTGACCGGGATCCCCGCGGGCGAGCGGGATGAGGAGGGGAACTACCCGGAGGGGACGATCAACTATCTGGTGGAGAAGCGGTTGGCGGAGCTGGCGGAGAAACAGGCAGCGTTTGCAAAGGCGGCCGAGGAGGAGGGGCATGAGTGA
- a CDS encoding universal stress protein, protein MSEGERERGIRRILVALDASPHSLAALEAAAELAARLEAELLGLFVEDINLLRLAGFPFAREVGSLSATPRPLDSQHIERELRAQADRARRAMARVAGRARVRWSFRVVRGQVASEVLAAASEADLVSLGKAGWSWTVRGEMGSTARWVFSQVRCHALLARQGGRLGAPMVVLYDGSPSAQRALETAASLAHGKEPPVVYILADDQEQMRQLQARASAWLQEREIAARYRWLTSADLPQLARILRSEGVGLLVLPGESSALPGDVLQTLLNEIDCALLVR, encoded by the coding sequence ATGAGTGAGGGGGAGCGCGAGCGAGGGATTCGACGTATCCTGGTGGCGCTAGACGCTTCGCCGCACAGTCTGGCGGCGCTGGAGGCCGCGGCCGAGCTCGCCGCCCGCCTGGAGGCGGAGTTGTTGGGCCTGTTCGTGGAGGATATCAACCTGTTGCGGCTGGCCGGGTTCCCCTTTGCGCGAGAGGTCGGATCCCTGTCGGCGACGCCTCGTCCGTTGGACAGTCAGCACATCGAGCGAGAGCTGCGCGCGCAGGCGGACCGGGCGCGTCGGGCCATGGCGAGGGTCGCCGGGCGTGCCCGGGTGCGCTGGTCGTTTCGGGTCGTGCGTGGTCAGGTGGCGTCGGAGGTGTTGGCGGCGGCCTCGGAGGCGGATCTCGTCAGCCTGGGAAAGGCGGGATGGTCGTGGACCGTGCGGGGGGAGATGGGCTCCACCGCCCGTTGGGTGTTCTCGCAGGTCCGGTGCCATGCGTTGCTTGCACGGCAGGGCGGCCGGCTGGGCGCGCCCATGGTGGTCCTGTACGATGGATCTCCCTCGGCTCAGCGGGCTTTGGAGACCGCGGCGAGCCTGGCTCATGGAAAGGAGCCCCCGGTGGTCTATATCCTGGCGGATGACCAGGAGCAGATGAGGCAGCTGCAGGCTCGGGCCTCCGCCTGGCTGCAGGAACGGGAGATCGCGGCGCGTTACCGGTGGCTGACCAGCGCCGATCTGCCGCAGCTGGCCCGGATCCTCCGATCGGAGGGGGTCGGCTTGCTGGTATTGCCCGGCGAGAGCTCCGCTCTGCCCGGGGATGTGTTGCAAACCCTGTTGAACGAGATCGATTGCGCACTGTTGGTGCGATAA
- a CDS encoding DUF3459 domain-containing protein: MCSEYLWWQTGVIYQIYPRSFKDTTGNGVGDLAGIIEKLDYLTETLGVDAIWISPFYPSPMADFGYDVADYTDVDPLFGDLTTFDELVAEAHARNLRIIIDFVPNHTSDQHPWFLESRSSRENPRRDWYVWKDPKPDGSPPNNWLSVFGGSAWEWDETTGQYYLHSFLKEQPDLNWRNPAVKEAMFDVVRFWLDRGVDGFRIDVAHFIMKDPLFRDNPPNAHPGDNPYKSLGEYDSQLHLYDKGHPDVHAVFREFRRILDSYNGNWPRMSVGEIHVFDWDEWASYYGEHLDELHMPFNFGLIHAEWTPQAVRRVVDSVEAALPPGAWPNHVLGNHDEPRIASRYGRTPARVAAMLLLTLRGTPTLYYGDEIGMVNVDVPPERQQDPWGKRVPGLGRDPCRTPMQWTPGPNAGFSPPETPELWLPLAPDYREVNVERELADPTSILNLYRQLLAYRRRTPALQCGGYRPLDDVPPSCYVFLRAVDDQRLLVALNFSGEEQKVALPALGEGRVAISTYLDRQGPVNLSGLSLRGHEGVIVELR, translated from the coding sequence ATGTGTTCGGAGTACCTGTGGTGGCAGACCGGCGTCATTTATCAGATCTACCCGCGCAGCTTCAAGGACACGACGGGGAACGGCGTTGGCGACCTGGCGGGTATCATTGAGAAGCTGGATTATCTGACCGAGACGTTGGGGGTGGATGCGATTTGGATCTCGCCCTTCTATCCCTCGCCGATGGCCGACTTCGGTTATGATGTCGCCGATTACACGGACGTGGATCCGCTCTTCGGCGATCTCACCACGTTCGATGAGCTGGTGGCGGAGGCCCACGCCAGGAATCTACGGATCATCATCGACTTCGTTCCCAACCATACCTCAGATCAGCATCCATGGTTTCTGGAGTCACGCTCCTCCCGTGAGAACCCCCGGCGGGATTGGTACGTCTGGAAGGATCCGAAGCCGGACGGATCGCCGCCCAATAACTGGCTCAGCGTGTTCGGGGGATCGGCCTGGGAATGGGACGAGACCACCGGCCAGTACTATCTCCACTCGTTTCTCAAGGAGCAGCCCGACCTCAACTGGCGCAACCCGGCCGTGAAGGAGGCCATGTTCGATGTGGTCCGCTTCTGGCTGGACCGCGGAGTGGATGGCTTCCGGATCGACGTGGCGCATTTCATTATGAAGGATCCCCTGTTCCGTGATAATCCGCCCAATGCCCATCCGGGGGACAACCCGTACAAGTCGTTGGGGGAATACGACTCGCAGCTCCATCTGTATGACAAAGGGCATCCGGACGTTCACGCGGTGTTCCGTGAGTTTCGCCGTATCCTGGACTCGTATAACGGGAATTGGCCCCGGATGTCCGTCGGCGAGATCCATGTCTTCGATTGGGATGAGTGGGCCAGCTACTACGGCGAGCACCTGGACGAGTTGCACATGCCCTTCAATTTCGGGTTGATCCATGCGGAGTGGACTCCCCAGGCCGTGCGCCGGGTGGTGGATTCCGTCGAGGCGGCGTTGCCGCCGGGCGCCTGGCCGAACCACGTGTTGGGCAATCACGATGAGCCTCGCATCGCCAGCCGCTACGGACGCACGCCGGCCCGGGTGGCCGCCATGCTGTTGCTCACGCTGCGTGGCACGCCCACGCTCTACTACGGTGATGAGATCGGCATGGTCAACGTGGATGTCCCTCCGGAGCGCCAACAGGATCCCTGGGGAAAGCGTGTGCCCGGCCTGGGCCGGGATCCGTGCCGCACGCCCATGCAGTGGACCCCTGGGCCCAATGCCGGATTCTCCCCTCCGGAGACGCCGGAGCTGTGGCTGCCGCTCGCGCCCGATTATCGGGAGGTCAACGTGGAGCGCGAGCTGGCCGATCCGACCTCGATCCTGAACCTGTATCGGCAGCTGCTGGCCTATCGCAGGCGGACGCCCGCGCTGCAGTGCGGAGGATATCGCCCCCTCGATGATGTGCCGCCGTCGTGCTACGTCTTCCTGCGCGCTGTGGACGATCAGCGGCTTTTGGTGGCTCTCAACTTCTCCGGCGAGGAGCAGAAAGTGGCCCTCCCGGCCCTGGGTGAGGGGAGGGTGGCCATTTCCACCTATCTCGATCGTCAGGGGCCGGTGAATCTGTCCGGATTATCCCTGCGGGGGCATGAGGGCGTGATCGTTGAGCTGCGTTGA
- a CDS encoding protein kinase — MADSVQTLLDVLDRNLQSIWDGDVETYRATTAEDVSFFEWYISPQRIDGIDFHLRELKVHARVLGGGSDAVRIEHEVLQPRVQIYGDTAIITYTLLTRAVSSAGVVHKSHNETRVFHNFGTDDEPQWKLVHCHKSPIATEESLAALRR, encoded by the coding sequence ATGGCGGACTCCGTTCAGACCCTGTTAGATGTCCTGGATCGCAATCTGCAGAGCATTTGGGATGGTGATGTGGAGACCTATCGGGCGACCACGGCCGAAGATGTCTCCTTCTTCGAGTGGTATATCTCGCCTCAGCGCATCGATGGCATCGACTTTCATCTGCGTGAGCTGAAGGTGCACGCCCGCGTGTTGGGCGGGGGCTCGGACGCGGTTCGCATCGAGCATGAGGTTCTCCAGCCGCGCGTGCAGATCTATGGGGACACGGCGATCATCACCTATACACTGCTGACCCGAGCCGTAAGCTCGGCTGGGGTCGTTCACAAGAGCCACAACGAGACCCGTGTCTTCCATAACTTCGGCACGGATGATGAGCCCCAGTGGAAGCTGGTGCATTGCCACAAATCACCCATCGCCACGGAGGAGAGCCTGGCGGCGTTACGTCGCTGA